The DNA region GAAGTATGCAAAGAGATATGAGAAATAAAATGTCTGCATCTAATAACAATATAGAAATGCATTCTGAATTAAGAAACTGGCCTATACAATTAAAACTTATAAACCCAAATGCTCCATATCTTGATAATATAGATTTACTTATTAGTGCAGATTGTGTTCCTTTTACTTATGCGAATTTCCATTCAAAATTCTTAAAAGGAAAAGTGCTTATGATGCTTTGTCCTAAACTTGACAGCGACATAGATTCATATATAGAAAAGCTTGCTAATATATTTAAAACAAAAAATATAAAATCTATTACAATAGTTCGTATGGAAGTGCCTTGCTGCGGAGGTGTTGAAATGATAGTAGAAGCAGCTCTTAAAAAAGCTAATAAAAACATCATCATAAAAGAATACACTATATCAATAGACGGAGAAATAATATAATAAAAATAATAATGAGATGATTATAAACTAATCATCTCATCATACTTGAAATTATTAATCTTAAGATATATCATTCTTTATAATATATTTAAGGATTAATTTTCAATGAAAAAAAGAGTTCTCATACTTGGTGCCACCGGTTCTATAGGAGTAAACACTTGCTCTGTAATAGAACATTTTTATAATGACTTTGAAATAGTAGGAATTACTACAAATACTAAAATTGATGTTTTAAAAGAAGAATGCATTAAATTCAAGCCAAAATATGTGCATATATCTTCTAAAGAAGCATTAGATAATTTTAAAAATTTTAATATAGATGTTAATATTCATGAAGGAAGCATAGCTGATTTTGTAAAAGATATTGATTTTGATATACTAGTAAATGCTTTAGTAGGATATTCTGGTTTTCTTCCAACAATAGAAGCAATAAAAAAATCTAAAGTTGTAGCATTAGCAAATAAAGAAACATTAGTTGTAGGCGGAGATATAATTAATGATTTATTAAAAAAACATAATGCTAAATTAGTACCAATAGACAGCGAACATTCTGCAATTTTTCAAATATTAAATCATTTTAAAAATGTACCAATATCAAAAGTAATAATAACAGCATCAGGAGGACCTTTCTTTAGAACTCCAAAAGAAGAGTTAAAAAATGTTACAGTAGAAATGGCATTAAAACACCCAACTTGGAATATGGGCGGAAAAATTACAATAGACAGTGCCACTATGATGAACAAAGGTTTTGAAGTAATAGAAGCTCATCATTTATTTAATTTGGATTATGACAAAATAGAAACTATAATACACCCTCAAAGTTTAATACATTCTATGGTTGAGTTTGTAGACGGAGAGATATATGCTCAAATTGGAAAGAATGATATGCGTCTTCCTATACAGCATGCCCTCACCTACCCAGAAGTAAGAACAACACCATTTGAAAAATTAAAGCTTTATGAACATAGCGAGATTAATTTTTATAAGATGGATTTTGATAAGTTTATTATGCTTAAACTTGCATATGAATGCGGTAAGAAAGGCGGACTATATCCTTGTATATTAAATGCTGCTAATGAAGTATGTGTGTATTCATTTTTAGAGAAAAAAATATCATTTACTGAAATATTTGATATAGTAGAAAAAATGGTAAAAATAAATGTTGATCACATACCGCTTACTGTAGAAAATATTATAAAAATAGACAATGAAACTAGAAAAGAAACTTTAAAATTAATAGAAACTATAAAACAAATGTGAGAAAAATTATGAAAGAAAAAATAATAATTGGTTTTTCAAAATTAATAATATTTAGAGAAATACTAAAGACAAAGACAATAAAAAAATTAATAAAGTTATTAAAATATAATTCTAATGATGAAGCAGAAACAACATATTTATATTATAATTTTTTAAATGAGCTTTACAATTATAATGATAATATAGGAGATTTTTTATTAGAGTATATATTTAGAGATAACAACATATATATAAAAAAACTATTATTAAAACAAAATATAAATAAAAATATAGAAAATGCTCTAAAAGAAGAATTAGATTTTTTTAGTTATTTATCTGAAATTAATTTTTCTGATATTTATAATAATTTAGCAGAGTTAGAAACAAAAAAAATAGATTTCTATAGTATCTACTCTACTCATATAAAAGAAATAAACAAAAAAGGATACGGCATATTTTATAACAGTAATATGTTCACGCTTGATGAAAAAAACAATATCACCAAAGCAAAACATCAAGACAATCAAAATATAAAACAATTATATGGTTATGATAGAGAAAGAGAGAAAGTAATACAAAATACTAAAATTTTATTAGAAGGCAAAAAAGCTAATAACATACTTCTTTATGGAGATGCTGGTACTGGTAAAAGCAGCACTATAAAAGCAGTAGCCAATATGTTTAGAGATGAAGGTTTAAGGCTTATTGAAGTTAAAAAAAGCCAATTATCACTTATACCAGATATAATACAAAAATTAAGTTTAAGCCCTCTTAAATTTATAATATTTATAGATGATTTAACTTTTTCTTATAATGATGACAGCTTCTCATATTTAAAAGCTGTACTTGAAGGAGGAGTAAACTCTTTTCCACAGAATATAGTAGTTTATGTTACTTCCAATTATAGACATTTAATAAAAGAAAACTTTAATGACAGAACAGGCGATGATATACATGTGGAAGACACTATTCAGCAGATAATGAGTTTAACAAACAGATTTGGTATAGTTATAACCTTCCAAAGACCGGATAGGGATTTATTTATAGATATAGTATTATCTTACGCTAAAGATAACAATATACAAATAAACAAAGAAGAGCTT from Brachyspira pilosicoli P43/6/78 includes:
- a CDS encoding ATP-binding protein, with amino-acid sequence MKEKIIIGFSKLIIFREILKTKTIKKLIKLLKYNSNDEAETTYLYYNFLNELYNYNDNIGDFLLEYIFRDNNIYIKKLLLKQNINKNIENALKEELDFFSYLSEINFSDIYNNLAELETKKIDFYSIYSTHIKEINKKGYGIFYNSNMFTLDEKNNITKAKHQDNQNIKQLYGYDREREKVIQNTKILLEGKKANNILLYGDAGTGKSSTIKAVANMFRDEGLRLIEVKKSQLSLIPDIIQKLSLSPLKFIIFIDDLTFSYNDDSFSYLKAVLEGGVNSFPQNIVVYVTSNYRHLIKENFNDRTGDDIHVEDTIQQIMSLTNRFGIVITFQRPDRDLFIDIVLSYAKDNNIQINKEELIKQAESYAIRSAGRSPRVAKQFIETLIL
- the dxr gene encoding 1-deoxy-D-xylulose-5-phosphate reductoisomerase, yielding MKKRVLILGATGSIGVNTCSVIEHFYNDFEIVGITTNTKIDVLKEECIKFKPKYVHISSKEALDNFKNFNIDVNIHEGSIADFVKDIDFDILVNALVGYSGFLPTIEAIKKSKVVALANKETLVVGGDIINDLLKKHNAKLVPIDSEHSAIFQILNHFKNVPISKVIITASGGPFFRTPKEELKNVTVEMALKHPTWNMGGKITIDSATMMNKGFEVIEAHHLFNLDYDKIETIIHPQSLIHSMVEFVDGEIYAQIGKNDMRLPIQHALTYPEVRTTPFEKLKLYEHSEINFYKMDFDKFIMLKLAYECGKKGGLYPCILNAANEVCVYSFLEKKISFTEIFDIVEKMVKINVDHIPLTVENIIKIDNETRKETLKLIETIKQM
- a CDS encoding 4Fe-4S binding protein gives rise to the protein MKRRIIKIDEDKCTGCGECIPDCPEGALQIIDGKARLISDLFCDGLGACIKKCPENVMTIEEREAEEYNEKKVMVNIIKGGINVIKAHLKHLKEHGEEKLLKEAIEYMKENNIEVPELEDKPCGCPGSMQRDMRNKMSASNNNIEMHSELRNWPIQLKLINPNAPYLDNIDLLISADCVPFTYANFHSKFLKGKVLMMLCPKLDSDIDSYIEKLANIFKTKNIKSITIVRMEVPCCGGVEMIVEAALKKANKNIIIKEYTISIDGEII